Part of the Pseudomonas sp. M30-35 genome is shown below.
TATGGCCTCGGTGAGACTGTGGTTCAGGGCGCGGTTAACCCTGACGAGTTCTATGTTCACAAAAACACCCTTGAAGCGGGTCGTCCGGCAATTCTGCGCCGTAATCTGGGTAGCAAAGCCATCAAGATGATCTACGGCGACGAAGCCAAAGCAGGTAAGTCGGTCAAGGTTATTGATGTTGATCGCGCTGATCGTGCGCGTTTCTGCCTGAGCGATGCTGAAGTAACCGAGCTGGCCAAGCAGGCGATGATCATCGAGAAGCACTACCAGCGTCCGATGGACATTGAGTGGGCTAAAGACGGTGATGACGGCCAGTTGTATATCGTTCAGGCGCGTCCAGAGACAGTAAAAAGCCGCGCCAGCGGTAACGTGATGGAGCGTTACCTGTTGAAAGAAACCGGCACCGTGCTGGTTGAAGGTCGCGCCATCGGTCAAAAGATCGGTGCGGGTCGCGTGCGGGTCATTAAAGATGTGAGCGAAATGGACAAAGTCCAGCCCGGCGACGTGCTGGTGTCTGATATGACCGACCCGGATTGGGAGCCGGTCATGAAGCGTGCAAGCGCTATCGTCACCAACCGGGGGGGGCGCACCTGCCATGCTGCGATTATTGCGCGTGAGCTGGGTATTCCTGCTGTTGTGGGTTGTGGCAACGCCACTGACTTGCTGCAGGACGGCCAAGGCGTAACGGTTTCCTGTGCGGAAGGTGATACCGGTTTCATCTTTGAAGGTGAGCTGGGCTTCGACGTGCGTAAGAATTCGGTTGATGCTATGCCAGATCTGCCGTTCAAAATCATGATGAACGTCGGTAACCCGGATCGTGCATTTGATTTTGCCCAGCTACCAAACGCCGGTATTGGCTTGGCACGTCTTGAGTTCATCATTAACCGCATGATCGGTGTGCACCCCAAAGCGCTGCTCAACTTTGACGGCTTGCCAGCGGACATCAAAGACAGCGTTGAAAAGCGTATTGCCGGTTACGACGACCCAGTTGGTTTCTATGTAGAGAAGCTGGTTGAGGGCATCAGCACCCTGGCCGCTGCTTTCTGGCCAAAGAAAGTCATCGTGCGCTTGTCCGACTTCAAATCCAACGAGTACGCCAACCTGATCGGCGGCAAGCTTTACGAGCCAGAAGAAGAAAACCCGATGTTGGGTTTCCGCGGTGCTTCGCGTTATATCAGCGAAAATTTCCGTGACTGCTTCGAGCTTGAATGCCGCGCGCTGAAGAAAGTTCGCAATGAGATGGGCCTGACTAACGTCGAAATCATGGTGCCATTCGTGCGCACCTTGGGTGAGGCGAGCCAAGTAGTTGATCTGTTGGCGCAGAACGGCTTGAAGCGTGGCGAAGATGGTCTGAAAGTCATCATGATGTGCGAGTTGCCTTCAAATGCGATTCTGGCTGAAGAATTCCTTGAATTCTTCGACGGTTTCTCGATCGGTTCGAACGACTTGACCCAACTGACGCTGGGCCTCGATCGCGACTCAGGTATTGTTGCGCACCTGTTTGACGAGCGTAATCCGGCGGTCAAAAAGCTGCTGTCAAACGCGATTCAAGCGTGCAACAAGGCCGGTAAGTACATCGGTATCTGTGGTCAAGGCCCTTCGGATCACCCGGACTTGGCGCGCTGGTTGATGGAGCAGGGCATTGAAAGCGTTTCATTGAATCCTGATTCGGTGCTTGAAACCTGGTTCTTCCTTGCTGAAGGTCAGCAAGCCTGATCCGTCGCTAACCCTTCAAAAATCAGGGTGGGACATGGTCCCACCCTTTTTTGTGTCAGAGATAAAATGCAAAGCAGCAGTGAGTTATTTCCAGTCGCCTTGATCAGTGCCGAGTTGCGCGGTGATTTGAGTGAAGACCTGTATCGCCTGAAACCCGGTAATAGCCCTGATTCGAGCGTTGAGCTGGTTGTGACGCGGCTTGGCCGCTCAGATAACGAGCAGCGTCGTGGTGTGCCGGTGATTTTATTGCATGGCAGCTTTTCAAATAGACGATTTTGGTATTCGCCCAAGTGCATCGGGCTTGGGCCGTACCTGGCTCGTGCAGGTTTTGATGTGTGGATTGTTGAAATGCGCGGCCATGGGCTTTCGCCACGCAATCAGAATTACACTTTCAACCGGGTTAGCGATTACGCACGCTACGATTTGCCTGCTATTACCCAGTTTGTATATGAGCAAAACCCACAGCCAATTCACTGGCTAGGGCACTCGCTGGGCGGTACCACGCTCGCTGCGGCGCTGGGTGGCCAGTACCTTGATGTGTCGAAGATTGCTTCAGTGGCTTTATTTGGTAGTCAGATCAGTCGTAATTACTGGCCGCTAAAAATTCCGCCATTGGTATGGGGGGCTAAGACGCTGCTTAAACGGTTCCGCGTGCTTTCTGGTTCTCGGCTAAAGCGTGGGCCGGAAGATGAGCCAATAGGTTTAGTCCTGGAAGCGTTGCGCTGGCATGGTTTGTTTGGCCGTTTTGGCGACGGGCAGGACGATTGGTGGGCGGGCTTGGCTAAAGTGCAGTTACCGGTTTTTGCGGTCAGTGCGCAAGGCGATAAGCAAGACCCTGCATGGGCATGTCAGAAGCTCTTTGATCAGTTTGCCTCTAGCCGTAAAGAGTTTCTCTGCCTGGGCAAGGCGCAAGGTTTTAGCAGTGATTATGGCCACATTGAAATGCTGGTTAGTAAGCCTGCCCAAACAGAGGTATGGCCACTCATTAAACAATGGTTGGATCACGGTTATAGCGCTGAGACTGGGCTAAAGCTGGCGCCTGAGCAGGGTGATTCCGCGTCAGTGGTGGCTGGTTAAACCACTGGCCTGGGCTGGAACCAGCTGACTAGACGGTTTTGTACGGATTGCAGGAGTGGTCTGCTGTCCTTGACTGCGCTAGGCTGAACGCTGCGGTCAGCCAGATACGTTCGAACAGTGGCTGCAATGGTTGAATTAATTGCCTGCTGTAGCTACGGGTGACGGTTTATAACGATTTCTTAAGGGTATAGGAGCTTTCTCATGCATTACATCACTCCAGACTTGTGTGACGCGTACCCCGAGGTCGAGGTTGTCGAGCCGATGTTCAGTAATTTCGGCGGCCATGACTCGTTCGGCGGCGAGATCGTGACGGTTAAATGCTTTGAAGATAACTCGGTGGTCAAGGAACAGGTCGATCAGCCCGGTAAAGGTAAAGTCATGGTTGTCGATGGCGGTGCCTCAATGCGCCGCGCCTTGCTTGGCGACATGCTGGCTGAAAAAGCAGCCAAAAACGGCTGGGAAGGCATCATCATTTATGGCTGCGTACGTGACGTCGATGTACTTGCCCAAACGGGCCTGGGTATCCAGGCGCTGGCCAGTCATCCAATGAAGACTGACAAGCGCGGCATTGGTGACCTCAATGTGGCTGTGACCTTTGCTGGCGTGACTTTCCGACCGGGTGAATTCGTATATGCCGACAATAACGGGATTATTGTCTCGCCAACTGCGTTGCAAATACCTGAGTAAGCTCAAGTGCTGAGTCCGGCGCCAATGGGGAGGCAGGCGCTAAATCGGTTTGGTAAGGGAGTTGTGAATGCTTGAGCAAGACAATCAGCAGTGGGGCTTGGTCCATGCCTATGTACTGGACGGCAGTGGCGGAGGGCGGCCAGTCACACATGCTGAACTAGCCGACTTGGTTTTGGCTGAGTCAGAAAGCCTGTGGCTGCACTGGGATCGTAGTCACCCGGAGACGCAGAAATGGTTACGCACAGAAAGCGGGCTCAATGAGTTCGTGTGTGACTTGCTGCTAGAAGAAAACACCCGGCCACGCTTCTTGCAGCTGCCCGAAAACAAAATTCTACTGTTTCTGCGCGGGGTCAATTTGAACCCCGGTGCAGAGCCGGAAGATATGGTGTCGTTGCGTATTTTTGCTTCGGCTAAGCGTGCTATTAGCCTGCGCCTGCGCCATTTACGCGCGGTTGAGGACTTGCTCGCCGATCTTCGTTCAGGTTCAGGGCCGAAGACCTCATCGGAGCTTATTTTAGCGCTTGCCGACCACATGACGGACAAGATCGAGTCGCTGGTCAGCAATTTTGCAGAAGGCATTGATGTTCAAGAGGAGCAGATCGACAACGATCCGAGTTTTGAGCCTGATCACGACACCTTGCTGCAAATGCGCCGTCGAGCTGCTGGGTTGCGTCGGTTTCTAGCGCCACAGCGTGAGGTTTATGCGCAGCTCACTCGCAATCAGCAGCCCTGGTTTGTGAGTGACGACGCAGACTACTGGAACGAACTCAACAACCGTCTGACCCGTTACATTGAAGAGTTGGATCTAACCCGAGAGCGAATTGGCTTGGTGTTAGAGGCTGAAGATCGGCGTCTCGATGTAAAAATGAACCGCATCATGTACCGCTTCGGCATTATCACAGGGGTGTTTTTGCCGATGAGCTTCCTCACGGGCTTGCTGGGGATTAATGTCGGCGGTATTCCTGGCTCCGAGAACCCTTACGGCTTCGTCGTCGCCTGCTCGATCATGGTGGTGCTCGCGGTGGTCCAGTGGTTGTTGTTTCGTCGCCTACGCTGGGTGTGATGTGACTTGGCTTGTTGTACTTACGTCAAATTCAGCACATCTACAGAGGTGCGTGAATGCACGATCCATTTGAACAATCACTGCGCGATTTATTGAATTCGCAGTCATCACCTGATCATGATGATGATGCGGCGCTCACTCGCGTGCTGAAAACGGCTAATCGCCAAGTGGGTGCGGGGGATATGTTCGCACTCATGGGGCACTGGGTTGAGGCGTTGATGATTGCCCTGAACAAGGGCTCGGCACACGTATCCCCGGTTTCGCGCCACAAAACAACTGCTCGAACTACTGATAAGGCTGACTAAATGGAACTCGATCCTTGGACTCAAAGCCTGGTAGCGGCCATGACCGCGCTGTGGACTAAAGTCGCTGGTTTTATTCCAAACCTGTTTGTCGCGTTAATTCTGGTCCTGCTTGGCTTTGTGCTGGCCAAGCTGCTTGATACGCTGATTTCCAAGCTACTCGGCAAGGTTGGCCTTGATCGCCTGATGGCGGGCACGGGCTTGACCAAGCTGCTCAGCCGTGCGGGCTTTCAGGTGCCGGTTTCGACTCTTATCGGGCGTATTGTTTACTGGTTTATTCTGCTGATCTTTATGGTTTCGGCAGCGGAATCCCTGGGCTTAGAGCGGGTTTCCGCAACCCTTGATGTACTGGCTCTGTATCTGCCAAAAGTATTTGGCGCTGCGTTGGTGCTGGTTGTGGGGGTACTGCTGGCGCACCTGGTTAGCGGTATCGTCCGTGGTGCGGCCGACAGCGTTGGGCTTGAATATGCGCATGGCGTTGCACGTATTGCCCAGGGCTTGGTCATTATCATCAGTATTTCTGTGGCCATTGGGCAGCTTGAGGTGAAAACCGAGCTGCTCAATTACGTCATTGCAATCGTCCTGATCACTATTGGTCTGGCCGTCGCTTTGGCGCTTGGCCTGGGCAGTCGTGAGATTGCCGGGCAGATTCTTGCCGGCATTTATGTGCGTGAGTTATATCAGGTTGGGCAACATATCCAGGTCGGTGATGTCGAAGGTCAGATCGAGGAAATTGGCACGGTGAAGACTATCGTCCTAACCGATGCAGGGGACCTTGTCTCAGTGGCGAATCGTATCCTGCTTGAGCAGCGGGTGAGCAGCCGCTAAACCCTAAACTCTGCTAACCTATGTCGCCCTCCAGCAGGCTGTTCGCAGCTGATGGCGGCTTTTGACCTGACTGTCGGCCCGACTCGATTTGAATAAAGCCCAATCGTTACCTATGCGTTATGACCCCCTGGAGCTCTCTGATGAGGAGCTTGTGGTGCGCGCGCATAGTGAGTTGTTCCACATCACGCGTGCTTATGAAGAGCTCATGCGTCGTTACCAGCGCACATTATTTAACGTTTGTGCGCGTTATTTAGGGAACGAACGTGATGCGGATGATGTCTGTCAAGAAGTGATGCTCAAAGTTCTTTACGGTTTAAAGAACTTTGAGGGCAAGTCTAAGTTTAAGACTTGGCTCTACAGCATTACTTATAATGAATGTATTACCCAGT
Proteins encoded:
- the ppsA gene encoding phosphoenolpyruvate synthase, whose translation is MVEYVVSLDKLGAHDVEHVGGKNASLGEMISNLAGAGVSVPGGFATTAQAYRDFLELSGLNAQIHAALDALDVDDIAALSKTGAQIRQWIMDAEFPEQLNSEIRTAFAAMANGNENMAVAVRSSATAEDLPDASFAGQQETFLNIRGVENVIRAAKEVFASLFNDRAIAYRVHQGFDHKLVALSAGVQRMVRSETGTAGVMFTLDTESGFRDVVFITGAYGLGETVVQGAVNPDEFYVHKNTLEAGRPAILRRNLGSKAIKMIYGDEAKAGKSVKVIDVDRADRARFCLSDAEVTELAKQAMIIEKHYQRPMDIEWAKDGDDGQLYIVQARPETVKSRASGNVMERYLLKETGTVLVEGRAIGQKIGAGRVRVIKDVSEMDKVQPGDVLVSDMTDPDWEPVMKRASAIVTNRGGRTCHAAIIARELGIPAVVGCGNATDLLQDGQGVTVSCAEGDTGFIFEGELGFDVRKNSVDAMPDLPFKIMMNVGNPDRAFDFAQLPNAGIGLARLEFIINRMIGVHPKALLNFDGLPADIKDSVEKRIAGYDDPVGFYVEKLVEGISTLAAAFWPKKVIVRLSDFKSNEYANLIGGKLYEPEEENPMLGFRGASRYISENFRDCFELECRALKKVRNEMGLTNVEIMVPFVRTLGEASQVVDLLAQNGLKRGEDGLKVIMMCELPSNAILAEEFLEFFDGFSIGSNDLTQLTLGLDRDSGIVAHLFDERNPAVKKLLSNAIQACNKAGKYIGICGQGPSDHPDLARWLMEQGIESVSLNPDSVLETWFFLAEGQQA
- a CDS encoding alpha/beta fold hydrolase, coding for MQSSSELFPVALISAELRGDLSEDLYRLKPGNSPDSSVELVVTRLGRSDNEQRRGVPVILLHGSFSNRRFWYSPKCIGLGPYLARAGFDVWIVEMRGHGLSPRNQNYTFNRVSDYARYDLPAITQFVYEQNPQPIHWLGHSLGGTTLAAALGGQYLDVSKIASVALFGSQISRNYWPLKIPPLVWGAKTLLKRFRVLSGSRLKRGPEDEPIGLVLEALRWHGLFGRFGDGQDDWWAGLAKVQLPVFAVSAQGDKQDPAWACQKLFDQFASSRKEFLCLGKAQGFSSDYGHIEMLVSKPAQTEVWPLIKQWLDHGYSAETGLKLAPEQGDSASVVAG
- the rraA gene encoding ribonuclease E activity regulator RraA codes for the protein MHYITPDLCDAYPEVEVVEPMFSNFGGHDSFGGEIVTVKCFEDNSVVKEQVDQPGKGKVMVVDGGASMRRALLGDMLAEKAAKNGWEGIIIYGCVRDVDVLAQTGLGIQALASHPMKTDKRGIGDLNVAVTFAGVTFRPGEFVYADNNGIIVSPTALQIPE
- a CDS encoding zinc transporter ZntB translates to MLEQDNQQWGLVHAYVLDGSGGGRPVTHAELADLVLAESESLWLHWDRSHPETQKWLRTESGLNEFVCDLLLEENTRPRFLQLPENKILLFLRGVNLNPGAEPEDMVSLRIFASAKRAISLRLRHLRAVEDLLADLRSGSGPKTSSELILALADHMTDKIESLVSNFAEGIDVQEEQIDNDPSFEPDHDTLLQMRRRAAGLRRFLAPQREVYAQLTRNQQPWFVSDDADYWNELNNRLTRYIEELDLTRERIGLVLEAEDRRLDVKMNRIMYRFGIITGVFLPMSFLTGLLGINVGGIPGSENPYGFVVACSIMVVLAVVQWLLFRRLRWV
- a CDS encoding CrfX protein — encoded protein: MHDPFEQSLRDLLNSQSSPDHDDDAALTRVLKTANRQVGAGDMFALMGHWVEALMIALNKGSAHVSPVSRHKTTARTTDKAD
- a CDS encoding mechanosensitive ion channel domain-containing protein translates to MELDPWTQSLVAAMTALWTKVAGFIPNLFVALILVLLGFVLAKLLDTLISKLLGKVGLDRLMAGTGLTKLLSRAGFQVPVSTLIGRIVYWFILLIFMVSAAESLGLERVSATLDVLALYLPKVFGAALVLVVGVLLAHLVSGIVRGAADSVGLEYAHGVARIAQGLVIIISISVAIGQLEVKTELLNYVIAIVLITIGLAVALALGLGSREIAGQILAGIYVRELYQVGQHIQVGDVEGQIEEIGTVKTIVLTDAGDLVSVANRILLEQRVSSR
- the sigX gene encoding RNA polymerase sigma factor SigX; translated protein: MNKAQSLPMRYDPLELSDEELVVRAHSELFHITRAYEELMRRYQRTLFNVCARYLGNERDADDVCQEVMLKVLYGLKNFEGKSKFKTWLYSITYNECITQYRKERRKRRLMDALSLDPLEEASEEKTPKVEERGGLDRWLVHVNPIDREILVLRFVAELEFQEIADIMHMGLSATKMRYKRALDKLREKFAGVAES